A stretch of DNA from Candidatus Saccharibacteria bacterium:
CCGGAGCTTTTCGGTGGTGCAACCTGGTGGTCGGAACGACGCTCTGGTAATCCGGAGCCCATGGTCTTGGAGGGCCTGACCCAGAGTCCCCATGAGCTTTATGTTGCGCACTACCAGCGCCAGATCACTGAAATCGTCGTCCCACTTGCCCCCATGATCGAAGCGGAAGCACTCGTTGGCGAGCTCGTTCTGTTCGAAGACCTGCACAACGGCCGCCTGTGCCGGCTCGAAGGGTGCTTTTTCGAAGTACAGCACCATTCCCCCTATATCTTCAGATTCCTCCAACTTACTTACCTCCCGGTAATTTGGTCGAATATGAACAGTAAGTATACCAGATAAGCACAAGGGCTGTAAAGGGTAAAATTTGCGTTTAAGGGGTTGGCAAGAAAGCAGTAGCGTATTACAATCAAGCTAAGAGTAATTTTACTATTTAATAAAAGGAACATAATTACATGCCAGAAGACAAAAACAGTGCACCGGCTCCAACACCAACTAACAGCGGCGGCTCCAACAGCTCCAATGACACCCTAATGGGGGTTTTGGCTTACTTAGGAGTTTTGTGCCTAATTCCGCTGCTGGGCGCCAAAGACGATGCCTTTGCGCAATATCACGCTAAGCAAGGCGTAAACCTGCTTCTGTTAGAGGTAGTTATAGTGGCGGCTCAGTGGGTAATCGGCCTAGGCGGGCTATTTATTGGCCTAGGATTCATATTCTTCTTGTTCCCACTACTATGGCTGGGAATCTTGGTGCTTAGTATAATTGGTATTGTGAATGTGGTGAACCACAAGACCGAGCCTTTGCCCCTTATTGGCGGCATCAAGCTAATCAAGTAACTTGCTAATTTACAGCACGAATTACGGCGTTGCTTGCCTCGGTTCTTGCTCTCCGTACTAGCCTGTACGGTTCGCCGCGATCCTCGTTA
This window harbors:
- a CDS encoding DUF4870 domain-containing protein; the encoded protein is MPEDKNSAPAPTPTNSGGSNSSNDTLMGVLAYLGVLCLIPLLGAKDDAFAQYHAKQGVNLLLLEVVIVAAQWVIGLGGLFIGLGFIFFLFPLLWLGILVLSIIGIVNVVNHKTEPLPLIGGIKLIK